Proteins from a genomic interval of Schistocerca cancellata isolate TAMUIC-IGC-003103 chromosome 8, iqSchCanc2.1, whole genome shotgun sequence:
- the LOC126094541 gene encoding protein roadkill-like isoform X1 — MSPAKTISMSECKDLGSLLDADFGMVTLVSGNTRLVVHKAVLEARSPVFAAMLQDMLEDGSDQLSIPDVEGPVLQRLVGYMYTLRLSQLQGLGPQLLAVADRYGVVGLRALCEQLLDVENEDD; from the coding sequence ATGTCACCAGCAAAGACGATTAGTATGAGTGAATGTAAGGACCTGGGCTCTCTGCTAGACGCTGATTTCGGCATGGTGACGCTAGTGTCCGGTAACACGCGACTGGTGGTGCACAAGGCCGTGCTGGAAGCTAGGAGCCCTGTGTTTGCTGCCATGCTGCAGGACATGCTAGAGGACGGCAGTGACCAGCTCTCCATCCCTGACGTAGAGGGCCCGGTGCTGCAGAGGCTGGTGGGCTACATGTACACTCTTAGGCTCTCCCAGCTGCAGGGCCTGGGCCCTCAGCTGCTGGCCGTTGCCGACCGGTATGGCGTGGTTGGCCTCAGGGCTTTGTGCGAACAGCTGCTAGATGTGGAAAACGAGGATGACTGA